In Strigops habroptila isolate Jane chromosome 16, bStrHab1.2.pri, whole genome shotgun sequence, a genomic segment contains:
- the ZNF362 gene encoding zinc finger protein 362 isoform X6, whose amino-acid sequence MDADKGKQRQYSQRMAEPRFNNPYFWPPPPTMPSQLDNLVLINKIKEQLMAEKIRPPHLPPTSVASQQPLLVPPSPADGSQAIMSLPKLQQVPGLHPQAVPQPDVALHARPATSTVTGLGLASRAPAVSTSESSTGTGTTTPSTPTSTSQSRLIASSPTLISGITSPPLLDSIKTIQGHGLLGAPKAERGRKKIKAENPSGPPVLVVPYPILASGETAKEGKTYRCKVCPLTFFTKSEMQIHSKSHTEAKPHKCPHCSKSFANASYLAQHLRIHLGVKPYHCSYCEKSFRQLSHLQQHTRIHTGDRPYKCPHPGCEKAFTQLSNLQSHQRQHNKDKPYKCPNCYRAYTDSASLQIHLSAHAIKHAKAYCCSMCGRAYTSETYLMKHMSKHTVVEHLVSQHSPQRTESPGIPVRISLI is encoded by the exons ATGGACGCGGATAAGGGGAAGCAACGCCAGTACTCGCAGAG GATGGCGGAGCCTCGCTTCAACAACCCCTACTTCTGGccacccccccccaccatgCCCAGCCAG CTGGACAACCTGGTCCTGATCAACAAAATCAAGGAGCAGTTGATGGCGGAGAAGATCCGGCCCCCGCACTTGCCCCCCACGTCGGTGGCATCGCAGCAGCCGCTGCTGGTGCCGCCGTCGCCCGCCGATGGCAGCCAGGCCATCATGTCCCTGCCCAAACTGCAGCAGGTCCCCGGGCTGCACCCTCAGGCCGTGCCCCAGCCCGACGTGGCCCTGCACGCGCGGCCGGCCACCAGCACCGTCACAG GGTTGGGGCTGGCGTCCCGCGCGCCCGCGGTCAGCACCTCCGAATCCAGCACGGGGACGGGGACCACCACGCCGTCGACCCCCACGTCCACCAGCCAGAGCCGCCTCATCGCCTCCTCGCCCACCCTAATCTCAGGAATCACCAGCCCCCCCCTCCTCGACTCCATAAAGACAATCCAGGGCCATGGCTTGCTGGGGGCACCCAAGGCCGAGCGGGGCCGTAAGAAGATCAAGGCAGAAAATCCCTCGGGACCGCCGGTCCTGGTGGTGCCCTATCCCATCCTGGCCTCGGGGGAGACCGCCAAAGAGGGCAAGACGTACAG GTGTAAGGTCTGCCCCTTGACGTTCTTCACCAAGTCGGAGATGCAGATCCACTCCAAGTCGCACACCGAGGCCAAGCCCCACAAGTGCCCCCATTGCTCCAAGTCCTTCGCCAACGCCTCCTACCTGGCCCAGCACCTGCGCATCCACCTGGGCGTCAAACCCTACCACTGCTCCTACTGCGAGAAGTCCTTCCGGCAGCTctcccacctccagcagcacaccCG AATCCACACGGGCGACAGACCCTACAAGTGCCCGCACCCCGGCTGCGAGAAGGCCTTCACACAACTCTCCAACCTCCAG TCCCACCAGCGCCAGCACAACAAGGACAAACCCTACAAGTGCCCCAACTGCTACCGGGCGTACACGGACTCGGCCTCGCTGCAGATCCACCTCTCGGCTCACGCCATCAAACACGCCAAGGCCTATTGCTGCAGCATGTGCGGCCGCGCATACACCTCG GAGACCTACCTGATGAAGCACATGTCCAAGCACACGGTGGTGGAGCACCTCGTCAGCCAGCACTCGCCGCAGAGGACGGAGTCTCCCGGCATTCCCGTACGGATCTCCCTCATCTAA
- the ZNF362 gene encoding zinc finger protein 362 isoform X7, producing MAEPRFNNPYFWPPPPTMPSQLDNLVLINKIKEQLMAEKIRPPHLPPTSVASQQPLLVPPSPADGSQAIMSLPKLQQVPGLHPQAVPQPDVALHARPATSTVTGLGLASRAPAVSTSESSTGTGTTTPSTPTSTSQSRLIASSPTLISGITSPPLLDSIKTIQGHGLLGAPKAERGRKKIKAENPSGPPVLVVPYPILASGETAKEGKTYRCKVCPLTFFTKSEMQIHSKSHTEAKPHKCPHCSKSFANASYLAQHLRIHLGVKPYHCSYCEKSFRQLSHLQQHTRIHTGDRPYKCPHPGCEKAFTQLSNLQSHQRQHNKDKPYKCPNCYRAYTDSASLQIHLSAHAIKHAKAYCCSMCGRAYTSETYLMKHMSKHTVVEHLVSQHSPQRTESPGIPVRISLI from the exons ATGGCGGAGCCTCGCTTCAACAACCCCTACTTCTGGccacccccccccaccatgCCCAGCCAG CTGGACAACCTGGTCCTGATCAACAAAATCAAGGAGCAGTTGATGGCGGAGAAGATCCGGCCCCCGCACTTGCCCCCCACGTCGGTGGCATCGCAGCAGCCGCTGCTGGTGCCGCCGTCGCCCGCCGATGGCAGCCAGGCCATCATGTCCCTGCCCAAACTGCAGCAGGTCCCCGGGCTGCACCCTCAGGCCGTGCCCCAGCCCGACGTGGCCCTGCACGCGCGGCCGGCCACCAGCACCGTCACAG GGTTGGGGCTGGCGTCCCGCGCGCCCGCGGTCAGCACCTCCGAATCCAGCACGGGGACGGGGACCACCACGCCGTCGACCCCCACGTCCACCAGCCAGAGCCGCCTCATCGCCTCCTCGCCCACCCTAATCTCAGGAATCACCAGCCCCCCCCTCCTCGACTCCATAAAGACAATCCAGGGCCATGGCTTGCTGGGGGCACCCAAGGCCGAGCGGGGCCGTAAGAAGATCAAGGCAGAAAATCCCTCGGGACCGCCGGTCCTGGTGGTGCCCTATCCCATCCTGGCCTCGGGGGAGACCGCCAAAGAGGGCAAGACGTACAG GTGTAAGGTCTGCCCCTTGACGTTCTTCACCAAGTCGGAGATGCAGATCCACTCCAAGTCGCACACCGAGGCCAAGCCCCACAAGTGCCCCCATTGCTCCAAGTCCTTCGCCAACGCCTCCTACCTGGCCCAGCACCTGCGCATCCACCTGGGCGTCAAACCCTACCACTGCTCCTACTGCGAGAAGTCCTTCCGGCAGCTctcccacctccagcagcacaccCG AATCCACACGGGCGACAGACCCTACAAGTGCCCGCACCCCGGCTGCGAGAAGGCCTTCACACAACTCTCCAACCTCCAG TCCCACCAGCGCCAGCACAACAAGGACAAACCCTACAAGTGCCCCAACTGCTACCGGGCGTACACGGACTCGGCCTCGCTGCAGATCCACCTCTCGGCTCACGCCATCAAACACGCCAAGGCCTATTGCTGCAGCATGTGCGGCCGCGCATACACCTCG GAGACCTACCTGATGAAGCACATGTCCAAGCACACGGTGGTGGAGCACCTCGTCAGCCAGCACTCGCCGCAGAGGACGGAGTCTCCCGGCATTCCCGTACGGATCTCCCTCATCTAA